The following are encoded in a window of Dysidea avara chromosome 4, odDysAvar1.4, whole genome shotgun sequence genomic DNA:
- the LOC136254734 gene encoding short-chain collagen C4-like — MGAVSMVHFSILLSIVCLVVVFVGGWYSQSSLIKLNTQVMEQQYHNQEQTEQFNKQIIKQNNQISEQQLQLKQLNIIIEVLLDRNGKYKDNYDTRDNTSHHEIVKRENQQSQTTIQSDNTIIKLLHGRDGVQGKNGRDGRDGIPGVKGDAGPHGEKGDQGALGLKGDKGGQGPKGIQGSKGDQGLKGDQGLSGAKGEGRDGRDGRDGVQGIEGDVGPRGDKGDQGSTGPKGEPAGGLVYVRWGHDSCPSNGAQLVYSGRAAGPVWNSKGGGSNPQCLPLDPNYLRYQSGMQDHSYIYGAEYRVSNAIMQDIDSSSIPCAICYVPTRSALYMIPAKYTCPTGWETEYHGYLMTERHHHYRSQFLCIDHTMKPVIGSSQATPSCTYWTVEGRCGSLPCPPYEETKELTCAVCTK, encoded by the exons ATGGGTGCTGTTTCAATGGTACATTTCAGTATTCTGCTCTCAATAGTGTGTCTGGTAGTAGTATTTGTTGGTGGTTGGTACTCACAGTCCTCATTGATAAAGTTAAACACACAAGTCATGGAACAACAATATCACAATCAGGAGCAGACTGAGCAAttcaacaaacaaattatcaAACAAAATAATCAGATCAGTGAACAACAGTTACAACTGAAACAACTAAACATCATCATAGAAGTCTTACTGGATAGGAATGGAAAA taCAAAGATAATTACGATACTAGAGATAATACCAGCCATCATGAAATAGTCAAGAGAGAAAACCAACAATCACAAACTACAATTCAATCAGACAACACTATCATTAAACTGTTACATGGTAGAGATGGTGTGCAGGGCAAAAATGGTAGAGATGGTCGTGATGGAATACCAGGTGTGAAAGGAGATGCTGGTCCTCATGGAGAAAAGGGAGATCAAGGAGCACTAGGACTAAAAGGAGACAAAGGAGGCCAAGGACCAAAGGGGATCCAAGGGTCTAAGGGAGATCAAGGATTAAAGGGAGACCAAGGACTATCAGGAGCAAAAGGAGAAGGCAGGGATGGAAGAGATGGTCGTGATGGAGTACAGGGTATCGAGGGAGATGTTGGTCCTCGTGGAGATAAAGGAGATCAAGGATCAACAGGACCAAAGGGAGAACCTGCAGGAGGACTAGTCTATGTTCGATGGGGTCATGATTCTTGTCCTAGTAATGGGGCACAGTTAGTATATTCTGGGAGGGCTGCAGGACCAGTGTGGAACAGTAAAGGAGGTGGCAGTAATCCACAATGTTTGCCACTAGATCCAAACTACCTGAGATATCAATCTGGAATGCAAGACCATTCTTATATATATGGAGCAGAATATAGAGTTAGCAATGCAATTATGCAGGATATTGATAGTTCCAGCATCCCGTGTGCCATATGCTATGTGCCTACTAGATCAGCACTATATATGATACCAGCAAAATACACTTGTCCAACAGGCTGGGAAACTGAGTACCATGGATACTTAATGACTGAGAGGCATCATCACTACAGATCTCAGTTCCTGTGTATTGATCACACAATGAAACCAGTAATAGGATCATCCCAAGCTACTCCATCATGTACATATTGGACTGTGGAAGGAAGATGTGGATCCCTTCCATGTCCTCCTTATGAAGAGACAAAAGAACTCACTTGTGCTGTTTGTACTAAGTGA
- the LOC136254735 gene encoding uncharacterized protein — protein sequence MVTITSTSATSVFNNIVGNVNCRWYPNSLFYGLNPLTVYPKHIQLHVNKSSILLFTTGLLCHCTDEVQPSCSTNNIGPIYPGQHIKLHFALNSIITSSTKTPIIIKSFVKNSPHSVCQVSSMFEAEQRVTQNCTEVNYSILSENKSLCMLVLYNTDYRYPTIYYVKLSKCPPGFSFDKLEKSCQCDKLLQSTFKLNARCNINNQTIQRPANSWIGSTTTRNSYIYHICLHCPLHYCLPYSSHLNFSTPNSQCQFNRSGVLCGHCPHGFSTVFGSLDCKHCSNIYLTLTVPIAIAGLVLVLVLFLLNLTVTDGTINAFILYANIISINTPVFFLHLDGFVPAYTFISLANLDFGVQTCFYNGMDDYAKMWLQLSFPAYLVFIATSLIITSRYSPKVQRLTARRGLPVLATLFLLSYTKALRIVSSVLFSYSTITHLPSKHTTLVWSIDATLPLFGVKFTIMFIMCIIIFLMLVPFNATLLITKTMSHFNIVTKFRPLIDAYQGPYKCQYYYWAGAQLLIRIVFFAISSVDRNLNLTIGMLLLSLITTVQGVVGPYKNKTRNYHELAYMLNLHGLYTITLYLQDTTSTMAVNVLVAMATLHFSIIIMYHINTYMCDGVIKRKLNKSVVTLIRWMKQSSVKHQKFQLEDKTQNRIPEVAFNYCEFQEPLVGVD from the coding sequence ATGGTTACAATAACATCTACTTCAGCTACAAGTGTGTTCAACAATATTGTAGGAAATGTTAACTGCAGATGGTACCCTAATTCACTTTTCTATGGATTGAACCCACTTACAGTGTACCCAAAGCACATTCAACTACACGTTAACAAAAGTTCAATTCTTTTatttaccactggattgctgTGTCATTGTACGGATGAAGTGCAGCCTAGTTGCTCCACTAATAATATAGGACCAATATATCCTGGCCAACACATAAAATTACATTTTGCGTTAAACTCAATAATAACCTCAAGCACTAAAAcaccaataataataaaaagtttTGTGAAAAACTCACCACATAGTGTATGTCAGGTATCATCGATGTTTGAAGCAGAACAAAGAGTAACACAAAACTGCACAGAAGTAAATTACAGTATCCTATCAGagaataaatcactctgtatgcTAGTTCTTTACAACACTGATTACAGATATCCAACTATCTATTATGTAAAACTTTCAAAATGTCCACCAGGTTTTTCTTTTGATAAATTAGAAAAGAGCTGCCAGTGTGATAAACTACTTCAATCAACTTTTAAGTTAAATGCAAGATGCAACATTAATAATCAGACAATACAACGTCCTGCTAACAGTTGGATAGGTAGTACCACCACAAGGAATTCTTACATTTATCACATTTGCCTTCACTGTCCATTACACTACTGTCTTCCATACTCATCACACCTAAACTTCTCCACTCCTaactcacagtgtcagtttaacagatctgGTGTCTTGTGTGGGCACTGCCCACATGGCTTCAGCACTGTGTTTGGCTCCTTGGACTGTAAACATTGCTCCAATATCTACCTGACATTGACTGTACCAATTGCAATAGCAGGTCTTGTGTTGGTCCTGGTATTATTTCTCCTCAACCTCACAGTAACAGATGGTACCATAAATGCATTTATACTATACGCCAACATCATCAGCATCAACACTCCAGTGTTCTTTCTTCATCTTGATGGGTTTGTGCCTGCATACACCTTCATCTCACTTGCTAACCTCGACTTTGGTGTACAAACATGTTTCTataatggtatggatgactatgctaagatgtggcTACAATTATCATTTCCAGCCTATCTCGTtttcattgctacatcactcatTATAACAAGCAGATACTCACCCAAAGTACAGAGGCTCACTGCTCGTAGAGGGTTGCCGGTACTTGCTACTCTCTTCCTCTTGTCATATACTAAGGCTCTTCGCATTGTATCCAGTGTCTTGTTCTCATACTCCACAATAACTCATCTACCCAGTAAACATACTACACTGGTGTGGTCAATAGATGCTACTCTACCACTATTTGGGGTGAAATTCACTATAATGTTTATAATGTGCATCATCATCTTCCTCATGTTGGTGCCATTTAATGCCACCTTACTGATCACAAAAACCATGTCCCATTTTAATATTGTTACTAAATTTAGACCACTAATTGACGCTTATCAAGGGCCATACAAATGTCagtattattactgggcaggggCACAGTTGTTAATAAGAATTGTATTCTTTGCTATATCATCAGTAGACAGAAACCTGAACCTTACAATTGGTATGCTATTACTCAGCCTTATAACAACTGTACAAGGAGTTGTAGGTccttacaaaaataaaactagaAACTACCATGAATTGGCTTACATGCTCAACCTTCATGGATTGTACACCATCACATTGTACCTTCAGGACACCACTAGTACCATGGCTGTTAATGTATTGGTTGCTATGGCTACACTTCATTTCAGTATTATCATAATGTATCATATTAACACCTACATGTGTGATGGAGTGATCAAAAGGAAACTAAACAAGAGTGTTGTCACACTAATAAGATGGATGAAACAGTCATCAGTGAAACACCAAAAGTTTCAGCTTGAAGACAAGACTCAGAACAGGATCCCTGAAGTGGCATTTAACTATTGTGAGTTCCAGGAACCACTTGTGGGTGTGGACTAA